One segment of Drosophila ananassae strain 14024-0371.13 chromosome 3R, ASM1763931v2, whole genome shotgun sequence DNA contains the following:
- the LOC6506042 gene encoding gastrula zinc finger protein XlCGF57.1 isoform X9, with amino-acid sequence MKSSNYFGPQRNSDSGKASHEDAAATKKKGVVVGSLRIKSNQTPKLPGNLQWNYRRAAVEVAASHNFNGQTPHQCDVCGKKYTRKEHLANHMRSHTNETPFRCEICGKSFSRKEHFTNHILWHTAGETPHRCDFCSKTFTRKEHLLNHVRQHTGESPHRCSYCMKTFTRKEHLVNHIRQHTGETPFKCTYCTKAFTRKDHMVNHVRQHTGESPHKCTYCTKTFTRKEHLTNHVRQHTGDSPHRCSYCKKTFTRKEHLTNHVRLHTGDSPHKCEYCQKTFTRKEHLNNHMRQHSSDNPHCCNVCNKPFTRKEHLINHMSRCHTGDRPFTCDTCGKSFPLKGNLLFHQRSHTKGQEMERPFACEKCPKNFICKGHLVSHMRSHSGEKPHACTLCSKAFVERGNLKRHMKMNHPDAMMPPPPVHPHPQIPAGVLTQVKQEVKPIIIPHHSAATTTMHTIQQITAGAATQLTPGLVPLVTSTLISHNPQSQKQQAAAAAVAQQQAAAAAAAQQQAAQQQAAAAHQQHQQQVAAAHQQQQQAAAVQAAHQQQQQQLQQQQQLLQLSIQQAAHHHQQEQHRQQQQQQQQQQHQQQQQQQQHHQQQQGHPQAPPPQQQQQPPPQVPIALISDPSALARAAMQLQHLPANVEQHPVVY; translated from the exons ATGAAATCTTCCAATTACTTCGGACCTCAGCGTAATTCGGATTCGGGAAAGGCGTCTCATGAGGACGCtgctgcaacaaaaaaaaaaggagtggTAGTTGGTAGCTTGCGGATAAAAAGCAACCAAACACCCAAACTTCCTG GTAATCTGCAATGGAACTATAGGAGAGCAGCAGTAGAAGTAGCAGCAAGTCACAATTTCAATG GTCAAACCCCCCATCAGTGCGATGTCTGCGGCAAGAAATACACGCGCAAGGAGCACCTAGCCAACCATATGCGCTCCCACACCAACGAGACGCCGTTCCGTTGCGAGATCTGCGGCAAGAGCTTTAGCCGCAAGGAGCACTTCACCAACCACATACTCTGGCATACAG CAGGCGAGACGCCGCACCGGTGCGACTTCTGCTCCAAGACGTTTACGCGCAAGGAACACTTGCTCAACCACGTGCGCCAGCACACGGGAGAGTCGCCGCACCGCTGCTCCTACTGCATGAAGACGTTCACGCGCAAGGAGCACCTGGTCAACCACATCCGGCAGCACACGGGTGAGACACCGTTCAAGTGCACCTACTGCACGAAAGCGTTTACGCGCAAAGATCACATGGTTAATCATGTACGGCAACATACAGGCGAGTCGCCGCACAAGTGCACATACTGCACCAAGACGTTCACGCGCAAGGAGCATTTGACGAATCATGTGCGCCAGCATACGGGCGACTCCCCGCATCGCTGCTCCTACTGCAAGAAGACCTTTACGCGCAAGGAGCATTTGACGAATCATGTGCGCCTGCACACGGGCGACTCGCCGCACAAGTGCGAGTACTGCCAGAAGACGTTCACGCGGAAGGAGCACCTCAACAACCATATGCGCCAGCACTCTAGCGACAATCCGCACTGCTGCAATGTCTGCAACAAGCCATTCACGCGCAAGGAACACCTGATCAACCACATGTCCCGATGCCACACCGGCGACCGGCCCTTCACCTGCGACACATGCGGCAAGTCGTTCCCATTGAAGGGTAATCTGCTCTTCCACCAGCGCAGCCATACCAAGGGCCAGGAGATGGAGCGACCCTTTGCCTGTGAGAAGTGCCCCAAGAACTTTATCTGCAAGG GTCACTTGGTCTCGCATATGCGCTCCCATTCGGGCGAGAAACCGCACGCGTGCACTCTGTGCAGCAAGGCGTTCGTCGAGCGCGGCAATTTGAAGCGCCACATGAAGATGAATCACCCGGATGCTATGATGCCGCCACCACCCGTGCATCCGCATCCACAAATACCGGCTGGTGTGCTGACGCAAGTCAAGCAGGAGGTGAAACCGATCATAA TTCCCCACCACTCGGCGGCGACGACCACGATGCACACCATCCAGCAGATAACGGCTGGAGCTGCAACGCAATTGACACCGGGTCTCGTGCCGCTGGTCACCTCGACGCTCATCTCGCATAACCCACAATCGCAAAAGCAGCAAGCAGCCGCCGCAGCGGTTGCCCAGCAACAagccgcagctgcagctgccgcCCAACAGCAGGCAGCCCAGCAACAGGCAGCAGCGGCCCatcagcaacaccagcagcaagTGGCCGCCGCccatcagcagcaacagcaggcgGCTGCTGTCCAGGCAGCTcaccaacaacagcagcaacagctccagcagcagcagcaattgcTGCAGCTTTCCATTCAACAGGCGGCGCATCACCATCAACAGGAGCAGCATcgccaacagcagcaacaacaacagcagcagcaacaccagcagcagcaacaacagcaacagcaccatcagcaacagcaaggCCATCCACAGGCACCAccgccgcagcagcaacagcagccaccGCCGCAGGTTCCGATTGCATTGATAAGTGATCCAAGCGCTCTGGCACGTGCCGCCATGCAGCTGCAACATTTGCCGGCGAATGTGGAGCAACATCCGGTTGTTTACTAA
- the LOC6506042 gene encoding zinc finger protein 271 isoform X1 → MQHVSAASSVPSVVAPVVTTGGTTITLGGPPHTLPKSEHKDDGKPPHGLEMYKVNIEDISQLFTYHEVFGKIHGDVVNHQLAAAHGGQLPPPPPLPPQATSHAASAAAAAAAASTNNAAVAAVMASANAAAAAAAAASAAGGGGGLPPATSGNGGQVTVTTTSSSTASSSGGAGSTTSGTTTTAGELLMPKMEGGIHNVDGSGGGGQSNVALAPDGTPIATGTHVCDICGKMFQFRYQLIVHRRYHSERKPFMCQVCGQGFTTSQDLTRHGKIHIGGPMFTCIVCFNVFANNTSLERHMKRHSTDKPFACTICQKTFARKEHLDNHFRSHTGETPFRCQYCAKTFTRKEHMVNHVRKHTGETPHRCDICKKSFTRKEHYVNHYMWHTGQTPHQCDVCGKKYTRKEHLANHMRSHTNETPFRCEICGKSFSRKEHFTNHILWHTAGETPHRCDFCSKTFTRKEHLLNHVRQHTGESPHRCSYCMKTFTRKEHLVNHIRQHTGETPFKCTYCTKAFTRKDHMVNHVRQHTGESPHKCTYCTKTFTRKEHLTNHVRQHTGDSPHRCSYCKKTFTRKEHLTNHVRLHTGDSPHKCEYCQKTFTRKEHLNNHMRQHSSDNPHCCNVCNKPFTRKEHLINHMSRCHTGDRPFTCDTCGKSFPLKGNLLFHQRSHTKGQEMERPFACEKCPKNFICKGHLVSHMRSHSGEKPHACTLCSKAFVERGNLKRHMKMNHPDAMMPPPPVHPHPQIPAGVLTQVKQEVKPIIIPHHSAATTTMHTIQQITAGAATQLTPGLVPLVTSTLISHNPQSQKQQAAAAAVAQQQAAAAAAAQQQAAQQQAAAAHQQHQQQVAAAHQQQQQAAAVQAAHQQQQQQLQQQQQLLQLSIQQAAHHHQQEQHRQQQQQQQQQQHQQQQQQQQHHQQQQGHPQAPPPQQQQQPPPQVPIALISDPSALARAAMQLQHLPANVEQHPVVY, encoded by the exons ATGCAACACGTGAGCGCTGCCAGCTCGGTGCCATCGGTAGTAGCCCCCGTAGTGACCACTGGTGGTACAACGATCACCTTGGGCGGACCCCCACACACGCTCCCCAAATCGGAGCACAAAGACGATGGCAAGCCGCCGCACGGCTTGGAGATGTACAAGGTCAATATCGAGGACATCTCACAGCTCTTCACCTACCACGaagtttttggcaaaatcCACGGCGATGTTGTGAATCATCAATTGGCGGCTGCCCATGGTGGCCAGTTACCGCCCCCGCCGCCACTACCGCCGCAGGCCACCAGTCATGCGGCGAGTGCGGCGGccgcagcagcggcagcatcCACAAATAATGCCGCTGTGGCGGCAGTAATGGCCTCCGCCAAtgcagcggcggcagcagcagcagccgcatcGGCAGCGGGAGGCGGCGGGGGACTACCGCCAGCTACCAGCGGAAATGGTGGCCAAGTGACTGTGACGACGACGAGCAGCTCGACGGCCAGTAGCAGCGGCGGCGCTGGAAGTACTACCAGCGGCACTACGACCACGGCGGGTGAGTTGCTAATGCCTAAAATGGAGGGAGGCATACATAACGTGgacggcagcggcggcggcgggcAGTCGAACGTGGCGCTGGCGCCGGACGGTACGCCGATTGCGACGGGGACGCACGTTTGCGACATTTGCGGCAAGATGTTCCAGTTCCGGTACCAGCTGATCGTACACCGGCGCTATCACAGCGAACGTAAACCGTTTATGTGCCAGGTGTGCGGTCAGGGCTTCACAACGTCCCAGGATTTGACCCGCCACGGCAAGATACATATTGGCGGTCCGATGTTCACCTGTATCGTGTGCTTTAATGTTTTTGCTAACAACACGAGTCTGGAGCGGCACATGAAACGGCACTCGACGGACAAACCGTTCGCCTGCACCATTTGCCAAAAGACATTTGCCCGAAAAGAGCATCTGGACAATCACTTTCGGTCGCATACGGGCGAAACGCCATTCCGTTGCCAGTACTGCGCCAAGACGTTTACGCGCAAGGAGCACATGGTCAACCATGTGCGCAAACACACGGGTGAGACGCCACATCGTTGCGATATTTGTAAGAAGTCCTTTACGCGCAAGGAACACTATGTTAACCACTACATGTGGCACACTG GTCAAACCCCCCATCAGTGCGATGTCTGCGGCAAGAAATACACGCGCAAGGAGCACCTAGCCAACCATATGCGCTCCCACACCAACGAGACGCCGTTCCGTTGCGAGATCTGCGGCAAGAGCTTTAGCCGCAAGGAGCACTTCACCAACCACATACTCTGGCATACAG CAGGCGAGACGCCGCACCGGTGCGACTTCTGCTCCAAGACGTTTACGCGCAAGGAACACTTGCTCAACCACGTGCGCCAGCACACGGGAGAGTCGCCGCACCGCTGCTCCTACTGCATGAAGACGTTCACGCGCAAGGAGCACCTGGTCAACCACATCCGGCAGCACACGGGTGAGACACCGTTCAAGTGCACCTACTGCACGAAAGCGTTTACGCGCAAAGATCACATGGTTAATCATGTACGGCAACATACAGGCGAGTCGCCGCACAAGTGCACATACTGCACCAAGACGTTCACGCGCAAGGAGCATTTGACGAATCATGTGCGCCAGCATACGGGCGACTCCCCGCATCGCTGCTCCTACTGCAAGAAGACCTTTACGCGCAAGGAGCATTTGACGAATCATGTGCGCCTGCACACGGGCGACTCGCCGCACAAGTGCGAGTACTGCCAGAAGACGTTCACGCGGAAGGAGCACCTCAACAACCATATGCGCCAGCACTCTAGCGACAATCCGCACTGCTGCAATGTCTGCAACAAGCCATTCACGCGCAAGGAACACCTGATCAACCACATGTCCCGATGCCACACCGGCGACCGGCCCTTCACCTGCGACACATGCGGCAAGTCGTTCCCATTGAAGGGTAATCTGCTCTTCCACCAGCGCAGCCATACCAAGGGCCAGGAGATGGAGCGACCCTTTGCCTGTGAGAAGTGCCCCAAGAACTTTATCTGCAAGG GTCACTTGGTCTCGCATATGCGCTCCCATTCGGGCGAGAAACCGCACGCGTGCACTCTGTGCAGCAAGGCGTTCGTCGAGCGCGGCAATTTGAAGCGCCACATGAAGATGAATCACCCGGATGCTATGATGCCGCCACCACCCGTGCATCCGCATCCACAAATACCGGCTGGTGTGCTGACGCAAGTCAAGCAGGAGGTGAAACCGATCATAA TTCCCCACCACTCGGCGGCGACGACCACGATGCACACCATCCAGCAGATAACGGCTGGAGCTGCAACGCAATTGACACCGGGTCTCGTGCCGCTGGTCACCTCGACGCTCATCTCGCATAACCCACAATCGCAAAAGCAGCAAGCAGCCGCCGCAGCGGTTGCCCAGCAACAagccgcagctgcagctgccgcCCAACAGCAGGCAGCCCAGCAACAGGCAGCAGCGGCCCatcagcaacaccagcagcaagTGGCCGCCGCccatcagcagcaacagcaggcgGCTGCTGTCCAGGCAGCTcaccaacaacagcagcaacagctccagcagcagcagcaattgcTGCAGCTTTCCATTCAACAGGCGGCGCATCACCATCAACAGGAGCAGCATcgccaacagcagcaacaacaacagcagcagcaacaccagcagcagcaacaacagcaacagcaccatcagcaacagcaaggCCATCCACAGGCACCAccgccgcagcagcaacagcagccaccGCCGCAGGTTCCGATTGCATTGATAAGTGATCCAAGCGCTCTGGCACGTGCCGCCATGCAGCTGCAACATTTGCCGGCGAATGTGGAGCAACATCCGGTTGTTTACTAA
- the LOC6506042 gene encoding zinc finger protein 271 isoform X6, translating to MQHVSAASSVPSVVAPVVTTGGTTITLGGPPHTLPKSEHKDDGKPPHGLEMYKVNIEDISQLFTYHEVFGKIHGDVVNHQLAAAHGGQLPPPPPLPPQATSHAASAAAAAAAASTNNAAVAAVMASANAAAAAAAAASAAGGGGGLPPATSGNGGQVTVTTTSSSTASSSGGAGSTTSGTTTTAGELLMPKMEGGIHNVDGSGGGGQSNVALAPDGTPIATGTHVCDICGKMFQFRYQLIVHRRYHSERKPFMCQVCGQGFTTSQDLTRHGKIHIGGPMFTCIVCFNVFANNTSLERHMKRHSTDKPFACTICQKTFARKEHLDNHFRSHTGETPFRCQYCAKTFTRKEHMVNHVRKHTGETPHRCDICKKSFTRKEHYVNHYMWHTGQTPHQCDVCGKKYTRKEHLANHMRSHTNETPFRCEICGKSFSRKEHFTNHILWHTGETPHRCDFCSKTFTRKEHLLNHVRQHTGESPHRCSYCMKTFTRKEHLVNHIRQHTGETPFKCTYCTKAFTRKDHMVNHVRQHTGESPHKCTYCTKTFTRKEHLTNHVRQHTGDSPHRCSYCKKTFTRKEHLTNHVRLHTGDSPHKCEYCQKTFTRKEHLNNHMRQHSSDNPHCCNVCNKPFTRKEHLINHMSRCHTGDRPFTCDTCGKSFPLKGNLLFHQRSHTKGQEMERPFACEKCPKNFICKVPHHSAATTTMHTIQQITAGAATQLTPGLVPLVTSTLISHNPQSQKQQAAAAAVAQQQAAAAAAAQQQAAQQQAAAAHQQHQQQVAAAHQQQQQAAAVQAAHQQQQQQLQQQQQLLQLSIQQAAHHHQQEQHRQQQQQQQQQQHQQQQQQQQHHQQQQGHPQAPPPQQQQQPPPQVPIALISDPSALARAAMQLQHLPANVEQHPVVY from the exons ATGCAACACGTGAGCGCTGCCAGCTCGGTGCCATCGGTAGTAGCCCCCGTAGTGACCACTGGTGGTACAACGATCACCTTGGGCGGACCCCCACACACGCTCCCCAAATCGGAGCACAAAGACGATGGCAAGCCGCCGCACGGCTTGGAGATGTACAAGGTCAATATCGAGGACATCTCACAGCTCTTCACCTACCACGaagtttttggcaaaatcCACGGCGATGTTGTGAATCATCAATTGGCGGCTGCCCATGGTGGCCAGTTACCGCCCCCGCCGCCACTACCGCCGCAGGCCACCAGTCATGCGGCGAGTGCGGCGGccgcagcagcggcagcatcCACAAATAATGCCGCTGTGGCGGCAGTAATGGCCTCCGCCAAtgcagcggcggcagcagcagcagccgcatcGGCAGCGGGAGGCGGCGGGGGACTACCGCCAGCTACCAGCGGAAATGGTGGCCAAGTGACTGTGACGACGACGAGCAGCTCGACGGCCAGTAGCAGCGGCGGCGCTGGAAGTACTACCAGCGGCACTACGACCACGGCGGGTGAGTTGCTAATGCCTAAAATGGAGGGAGGCATACATAACGTGgacggcagcggcggcggcgggcAGTCGAACGTGGCGCTGGCGCCGGACGGTACGCCGATTGCGACGGGGACGCACGTTTGCGACATTTGCGGCAAGATGTTCCAGTTCCGGTACCAGCTGATCGTACACCGGCGCTATCACAGCGAACGTAAACCGTTTATGTGCCAGGTGTGCGGTCAGGGCTTCACAACGTCCCAGGATTTGACCCGCCACGGCAAGATACATATTGGCGGTCCGATGTTCACCTGTATCGTGTGCTTTAATGTTTTTGCTAACAACACGAGTCTGGAGCGGCACATGAAACGGCACTCGACGGACAAACCGTTCGCCTGCACCATTTGCCAAAAGACATTTGCCCGAAAAGAGCATCTGGACAATCACTTTCGGTCGCATACGGGCGAAACGCCATTCCGTTGCCAGTACTGCGCCAAGACGTTTACGCGCAAGGAGCACATGGTCAACCATGTGCGCAAACACACGGGTGAGACGCCACATCGTTGCGATATTTGTAAGAAGTCCTTTACGCGCAAGGAACACTATGTTAACCACTACATGTGGCACACTG GTCAAACCCCCCATCAGTGCGATGTCTGCGGCAAGAAATACACGCGCAAGGAGCACCTAGCCAACCATATGCGCTCCCACACCAACGAGACGCCGTTCCGTTGCGAGATCTGCGGCAAGAGCTTTAGCCGCAAGGAGCACTTCACCAACCACATACTCTGGCATACAG GCGAGACGCCGCACCGGTGCGACTTCTGCTCCAAGACGTTTACGCGCAAGGAACACTTGCTCAACCACGTGCGCCAGCACACGGGAGAGTCGCCGCACCGCTGCTCCTACTGCATGAAGACGTTCACGCGCAAGGAGCACCTGGTCAACCACATCCGGCAGCACACGGGTGAGACACCGTTCAAGTGCACCTACTGCACGAAAGCGTTTACGCGCAAAGATCACATGGTTAATCATGTACGGCAACATACAGGCGAGTCGCCGCACAAGTGCACATACTGCACCAAGACGTTCACGCGCAAGGAGCATTTGACGAATCATGTGCGCCAGCATACGGGCGACTCCCCGCATCGCTGCTCCTACTGCAAGAAGACCTTTACGCGCAAGGAGCATTTGACGAATCATGTGCGCCTGCACACGGGCGACTCGCCGCACAAGTGCGAGTACTGCCAGAAGACGTTCACGCGGAAGGAGCACCTCAACAACCATATGCGCCAGCACTCTAGCGACAATCCGCACTGCTGCAATGTCTGCAACAAGCCATTCACGCGCAAGGAACACCTGATCAACCACATGTCCCGATGCCACACCGGCGACCGGCCCTTCACCTGCGACACATGCGGCAAGTCGTTCCCATTGAAGGGTAATCTGCTCTTCCACCAGCGCAGCCATACCAAGGGCCAGGAGATGGAGCGACCCTTTGCCTGTGAGAAGTGCCCCAAGAACTTTATCTGCAAGG TTCCCCACCACTCGGCGGCGACGACCACGATGCACACCATCCAGCAGATAACGGCTGGAGCTGCAACGCAATTGACACCGGGTCTCGTGCCGCTGGTCACCTCGACGCTCATCTCGCATAACCCACAATCGCAAAAGCAGCAAGCAGCCGCCGCAGCGGTTGCCCAGCAACAagccgcagctgcagctgccgcCCAACAGCAGGCAGCCCAGCAACAGGCAGCAGCGGCCCatcagcaacaccagcagcaagTGGCCGCCGCccatcagcagcaacagcaggcgGCTGCTGTCCAGGCAGCTcaccaacaacagcagcaacagctccagcagcagcagcaattgcTGCAGCTTTCCATTCAACAGGCGGCGCATCACCATCAACAGGAGCAGCATcgccaacagcagcaacaacaacagcagcagcaacaccagcagcagcaacaacagcaacagcaccatcagcaacagcaaggCCATCCACAGGCACCAccgccgcagcagcaacagcagccaccGCCGCAGGTTCCGATTGCATTGATAAGTGATCCAAGCGCTCTGGCACGTGCCGCCATGCAGCTGCAACATTTGCCGGCGAATGTGGAGCAACATCCGGTTGTTTACTAA
- the LOC6506042 gene encoding zinc finger protein 497 isoform X7, protein MQHVSAASSVPSVVAPVVTTGGTTITLGGPPHTLPKSEHKDDGKPPHGLEMYKVNIEDISQLFTYHEVFGKIHGDVVNHQLAAAHGGQLPPPPPLPPQATSHAASAAAAAAAASTNNAAVAAVMASANAAAAAAAAASAAGGGGGLPPATSGNGGQVTVTTTSSSTASSSGGAGSTTSGTTTTAGQTPHQCDVCGKKYTRKEHLANHMRSHTNETPFRCEICGKSFSRKEHFTNHILWHTAGETPHRCDFCSKTFTRKEHLLNHVRQHTGESPHRCSYCMKTFTRKEHLVNHIRQHTGETPFKCTYCTKAFTRKDHMVNHVRQHTGESPHKCTYCTKTFTRKEHLTNHVRQHTGDSPHRCSYCKKTFTRKEHLTNHVRLHTGDSPHKCEYCQKTFTRKEHLNNHMRQHSSDNPHCCNVCNKPFTRKEHLINHMSRCHTGDRPFTCDTCGKSFPLKGNLLFHQRSHTKGQEMERPFACEKCPKNFICKGHLVSHMRSHSGEKPHACTLCSKAFVERGNLKRHMKMNHPDAMMPPPPVHPHPQIPAGVLTQVKQEVKPIIIPHHSAATTTMHTIQQITAGAATQLTPGLVPLVTSTLISHNPQSQKQQAAAAAVAQQQAAAAAAAQQQAAQQQAAAAHQQHQQQVAAAHQQQQQAAAVQAAHQQQQQQLQQQQQLLQLSIQQAAHHHQQEQHRQQQQQQQQQQHQQQQQQQQHHQQQQGHPQAPPPQQQQQPPPQVPIALISDPSALARAAMQLQHLPANVEQHPVVY, encoded by the exons ATGCAACACGTGAGCGCTGCCAGCTCGGTGCCATCGGTAGTAGCCCCCGTAGTGACCACTGGTGGTACAACGATCACCTTGGGCGGACCCCCACACACGCTCCCCAAATCGGAGCACAAAGACGATGGCAAGCCGCCGCACGGCTTGGAGATGTACAAGGTCAATATCGAGGACATCTCACAGCTCTTCACCTACCACGaagtttttggcaaaatcCACGGCGATGTTGTGAATCATCAATTGGCGGCTGCCCATGGTGGCCAGTTACCGCCCCCGCCGCCACTACCGCCGCAGGCCACCAGTCATGCGGCGAGTGCGGCGGccgcagcagcggcagcatcCACAAATAATGCCGCTGTGGCGGCAGTAATGGCCTCCGCCAAtgcagcggcggcagcagcagcagccgcatcGGCAGCGGGAGGCGGCGGGGGACTACCGCCAGCTACCAGCGGAAATGGTGGCCAAGTGACTGTGACGACGACGAGCAGCTCGACGGCCAGTAGCAGCGGCGGCGCTGGAAGTACTACCAGCGGCACTACGACCACGGCGG GTCAAACCCCCCATCAGTGCGATGTCTGCGGCAAGAAATACACGCGCAAGGAGCACCTAGCCAACCATATGCGCTCCCACACCAACGAGACGCCGTTCCGTTGCGAGATCTGCGGCAAGAGCTTTAGCCGCAAGGAGCACTTCACCAACCACATACTCTGGCATACAG CAGGCGAGACGCCGCACCGGTGCGACTTCTGCTCCAAGACGTTTACGCGCAAGGAACACTTGCTCAACCACGTGCGCCAGCACACGGGAGAGTCGCCGCACCGCTGCTCCTACTGCATGAAGACGTTCACGCGCAAGGAGCACCTGGTCAACCACATCCGGCAGCACACGGGTGAGACACCGTTCAAGTGCACCTACTGCACGAAAGCGTTTACGCGCAAAGATCACATGGTTAATCATGTACGGCAACATACAGGCGAGTCGCCGCACAAGTGCACATACTGCACCAAGACGTTCACGCGCAAGGAGCATTTGACGAATCATGTGCGCCAGCATACGGGCGACTCCCCGCATCGCTGCTCCTACTGCAAGAAGACCTTTACGCGCAAGGAGCATTTGACGAATCATGTGCGCCTGCACACGGGCGACTCGCCGCACAAGTGCGAGTACTGCCAGAAGACGTTCACGCGGAAGGAGCACCTCAACAACCATATGCGCCAGCACTCTAGCGACAATCCGCACTGCTGCAATGTCTGCAACAAGCCATTCACGCGCAAGGAACACCTGATCAACCACATGTCCCGATGCCACACCGGCGACCGGCCCTTCACCTGCGACACATGCGGCAAGTCGTTCCCATTGAAGGGTAATCTGCTCTTCCACCAGCGCAGCCATACCAAGGGCCAGGAGATGGAGCGACCCTTTGCCTGTGAGAAGTGCCCCAAGAACTTTATCTGCAAGG GTCACTTGGTCTCGCATATGCGCTCCCATTCGGGCGAGAAACCGCACGCGTGCACTCTGTGCAGCAAGGCGTTCGTCGAGCGCGGCAATTTGAAGCGCCACATGAAGATGAATCACCCGGATGCTATGATGCCGCCACCACCCGTGCATCCGCATCCACAAATACCGGCTGGTGTGCTGACGCAAGTCAAGCAGGAGGTGAAACCGATCATAA TTCCCCACCACTCGGCGGCGACGACCACGATGCACACCATCCAGCAGATAACGGCTGGAGCTGCAACGCAATTGACACCGGGTCTCGTGCCGCTGGTCACCTCGACGCTCATCTCGCATAACCCACAATCGCAAAAGCAGCAAGCAGCCGCCGCAGCGGTTGCCCAGCAACAagccgcagctgcagctgccgcCCAACAGCAGGCAGCCCAGCAACAGGCAGCAGCGGCCCatcagcaacaccagcagcaagTGGCCGCCGCccatcagcagcaacagcaggcgGCTGCTGTCCAGGCAGCTcaccaacaacagcagcaacagctccagcagcagcagcaattgcTGCAGCTTTCCATTCAACAGGCGGCGCATCACCATCAACAGGAGCAGCATcgccaacagcagcaacaacaacagcagcagcaacaccagcagcagcaacaacagcaacagcaccatcagcaacagcaaggCCATCCACAGGCACCAccgccgcagcagcaacagcagccaccGCCGCAGGTTCCGATTGCATTGATAAGTGATCCAAGCGCTCTGGCACGTGCCGCCATGCAGCTGCAACATTTGCCGGCGAATGTGGAGCAACATCCGGTTGTTTACTAA